The following proteins come from a genomic window of Neptunomonas concharum:
- a CDS encoding DEAD/DEAH box helicase, giving the protein MSFASLGLSTPLLDAITEQGYSTPTPIQAQAIPAVVSGKDVMAAAQTGTGKTAGFTLPLLEKLSKGERARPNQVRALILTPTRELAAQVAESVETYGKNLPLRSVVVFGGVKINPQMMNLRKGADVLIATPGRLLDLYSQNAVHFKQLEVLVLDEADRMLDMGFINDIRKILALLPKQRQNLMFSATFSDDIRKLAKGLVNDPIEISVSPRNTTAESVTQWVAPVDKNRKAALLIQLIKEQQWFQVLVFTKTKHGANKLTKQLDSAGIKAAAIHGNKSQGARTRALAEFKRSDIQVLVATDIAARGLDIDQLPQVVNFELPNVAEDYVHRIGRTGRAGSSGQAISLVCADEFKLLAAIERLTNQLITRKAINGYEPVNPLPESRLSNKPVRPKKPKKPKVPHRDGQRSGENARGHKPVRP; this is encoded by the coding sequence ATGAGCTTTGCCTCCCTGGGACTATCAACTCCCCTTCTGGATGCTATTACCGAACAAGGTTATTCCACCCCTACTCCTATTCAAGCCCAAGCTATTCCTGCCGTTGTTTCCGGTAAAGATGTGATGGCAGCAGCTCAAACGGGAACAGGGAAAACGGCAGGATTTACATTACCCCTGTTGGAAAAACTATCCAAAGGAGAACGCGCTAGACCCAATCAGGTAAGAGCTCTCATTTTAACGCCTACTCGTGAGCTTGCAGCGCAAGTTGCCGAAAGCGTTGAGACCTATGGAAAAAATCTGCCACTGCGTTCAGTGGTTGTCTTTGGAGGCGTTAAGATTAACCCTCAGATGATGAATCTAAGAAAAGGGGCGGATGTGCTAATTGCCACTCCAGGCCGTTTATTAGATCTCTATAGCCAGAACGCCGTTCACTTTAAGCAGCTAGAAGTATTAGTACTGGATGAGGCTGATCGAATGCTCGATATGGGCTTCATTAACGATATTCGAAAGATTCTTGCACTACTGCCTAAACAACGACAAAACCTGATGTTCTCTGCGACGTTTTCTGACGACATCAGAAAATTAGCCAAAGGCTTGGTCAATGACCCTATCGAGATTTCTGTTAGCCCTAGAAACACAACGGCAGAATCTGTGACGCAATGGGTAGCACCTGTAGATAAAAACAGAAAAGCCGCATTGCTAATCCAGTTAATCAAGGAACAACAATGGTTCCAAGTTCTGGTCTTTACTAAAACCAAGCATGGTGCTAATAAGTTAACCAAACAACTCGATAGCGCGGGAATCAAAGCTGCAGCCATTCATGGCAATAAAAGCCAAGGAGCACGCACTCGAGCACTTGCTGAATTTAAGCGCAGTGATATTCAAGTGTTAGTGGCTACTGATATTGCCGCGCGCGGATTAGATATCGACCAGCTGCCTCAAGTTGTTAACTTTGAGCTACCGAATGTAGCCGAAGATTACGTCCACCGTATCGGAAGAACGGGCCGTGCAGGTTCTAGCGGGCAAGCGATCTCTCTGGTTTGCGCTGATGAGTTCAAACTACTGGCTGCCATAGAAAGACTGACAAACCAGCTTATTACCCGCAAAGCCATAAATGGCTATGAACCGGTAAACCCACTGCCGGAATCGCGTTTATCCAATAAGCCCGTACGCCCCAAAAAACCCAAAAAGCCTAAAGTTCCTCATCGCGACGGTCAGCGATCCGGCGAAAATGCCAGAGGGCACAAACCTGTTAGGCCTTGA
- a CDS encoding polyphosphate kinase 2 family protein produces the protein MNLPSPIELQLSPPRLSDLSFDDAIVENKEKYEKKLKQWQKRLLTVQQAYYHQKKRAVIVFEGWDASGKGGAIRRITEKLDPRGFKVHPISAPTTYEQGKHYLYRFYNRLPSPGEIAIFDRSWYGRVLVERIEAFATPEEWQRSYQEINEFERLLLDDDARVIKLFLHITPEEQLKRFAERLDNPVKRWKLTEEDIRNRQRWEEYETAIQDMFRHTSTESAQWSLIAANHKWYTRIEVLKTIVKALEENIDLSPPPADPDVIKAAKKHLGLEVDLD, from the coding sequence ATGAATTTGCCCTCTCCTATCGAGCTACAACTGTCTCCCCCCAGACTCTCTGATCTCTCATTCGATGACGCCATCGTTGAAAACAAAGAGAAATACGAAAAAAAACTTAAACAGTGGCAAAAACGCCTACTTACAGTACAGCAAGCTTATTATCATCAAAAAAAGCGGGCAGTGATTGTTTTTGAAGGATGGGATGCCAGTGGCAAGGGCGGTGCTATTCGCAGAATCACCGAAAAGCTTGACCCGCGTGGGTTTAAAGTTCACCCAATTAGTGCCCCTACAACCTATGAACAAGGCAAGCACTACTTATACCGCTTTTATAATAGGCTTCCCTCGCCGGGAGAGATCGCCATTTTTGATCGCTCATGGTACGGGCGCGTTCTGGTAGAACGTATAGAAGCGTTTGCCACACCCGAGGAGTGGCAACGAAGCTATCAAGAGATAAACGAATTTGAACGCCTGCTCCTTGACGACGATGCCAGAGTAATAAAGCTCTTTTTACATATCACGCCCGAAGAGCAGTTAAAGCGTTTTGCAGAACGGCTGGACAATCCAGTCAAACGCTGGAAGCTGACAGAGGAGGATATACGTAATCGCCAACGCTGGGAGGAGTATGAAACTGCCATCCAGGATATGTTTCGCCATACCTCTACGGAGTCAGCACAGTGGTCGCTCATTGCAGCGAATCATAAATGGTATACACGTATCGAAGTTTTGAAAACGATCGTTAAGGCGCTTGAAGAAAATATCGACCTATCGCCTCCACCCGCAGACCCAGATGTCATCAAGGCGGCTAAAAAGCACCTTGGCCTAGAAGTAGATCTGGATTAA
- the lysM gene encoding peptidoglycan-binding protein LysM, whose product MGLFDFAANLGKKLFGSNDDPAEKIQEHIVADNPGVDDLKITVDNGVATVSGTAKDQAAFEKAILMAGNVQGIEEVKADTLQITEPATAEVTYYTIESGDTLWGIAQKHLGNGAKYTEIFEANKEVIKDPDLIYPGQKIRIPLS is encoded by the coding sequence ATGGGACTGTTCGACTTTGCAGCAAACCTTGGCAAGAAATTATTTGGATCTAATGACGATCCAGCTGAAAAAATCCAAGAGCACATCGTTGCTGATAACCCCGGCGTAGATGACCTAAAAATTACAGTAGATAATGGCGTTGCAACCGTATCAGGCACAGCCAAAGATCAAGCCGCTTTTGAAAAAGCTATTTTGATGGCAGGTAATGTTCAGGGTATTGAAGAGGTCAAGGCAGACACTCTCCAAATCACAGAACCCGCTACTGCAGAAGTAACCTACTACACCATCGAATCGGGAGATACACTTTGGGGGATCGCACAGAAGCACTTGGGCAACGGTGCTAAATACACCGAAATCTTTGAAGCCAACAAGGAAGTCATAAAAGATCCGGACTTGATCTATCCGGGTCAGAAAATTCGCATTCCACTTTCTTAA
- a CDS encoding prephenate dehydratase, with protein sequence MSTNIIAYQGHQGAYSHLSCRHVHPEMDAFACKSFADAMFMVERGEAQLAMIPLENSTAGRVEEIYRLMPKTQLHIISEHFEPVNHCLLAKPGTQLSDLKTVSSHPQALAQCDGNIKALGMTPIASLDTAGAAEALANSSELGHAAIASSLAAELYGLDVLKDNFQDKQGNTTRFIILSKEGHMPVLEAGITFMTTIMFTVRNMPAALYKALGGFATNSVNMVKLESYMASDTMQAASFHLDVEGHPHQKSMQYALQELDFFAKEVRIIGTYPAHPFRFKQENSIDY encoded by the coding sequence ATGAGCACAAATATCATTGCTTACCAAGGCCACCAAGGCGCTTATTCCCATCTTTCCTGTCGACATGTCCATCCAGAAATGGATGCATTTGCCTGCAAGAGTTTTGCGGATGCCATGTTTATGGTCGAGCGCGGTGAAGCGCAACTTGCAATGATTCCATTAGAGAACTCCACAGCAGGCCGTGTCGAAGAGATCTATCGGCTCATGCCCAAAACCCAGTTGCATATCATCAGTGAGCACTTCGAACCCGTTAATCACTGCTTGCTCGCTAAACCCGGTACGCAACTGAGCGACCTTAAAACCGTCTCCTCTCACCCTCAAGCACTGGCTCAATGCGATGGTAACATTAAAGCGTTGGGGATGACGCCTATCGCTAGTCTTGACACCGCAGGAGCTGCTGAAGCACTGGCTAACAGCTCAGAGCTTGGGCACGCAGCGATTGCATCAAGCCTGGCAGCAGAGCTGTACGGGTTAGACGTTTTAAAGGATAACTTCCAAGACAAGCAAGGAAATACAACCCGTTTCATTATTCTCTCGAAAGAGGGCCACATGCCTGTACTTGAAGCTGGCATTACCTTTATGACAACCATTATGTTTACCGTAAGAAACATGCCTGCTGCGCTGTATAAAGCATTAGGTGGCTTTGCGACCAATAGCGTTAACATGGTGAAGCTCGAAAGCTATATGGCGTCTGATACAATGCAAGCAGCAAGTTTTCATCTGGATGTCGAAGGCCACCCTCATCAAAAGTCCATGCAGTACGCACTTCAGGAATTAGACTTTTTTGCTAAAGAAGTACGCATCATTGGAACTTATCCAGCACATCCATTTCGTTTTAAGCAGGAAAACAGCATTGATTATTAA